From the genome of Neodiprion pinetum isolate iyNeoPine1 chromosome 3, iyNeoPine1.2, whole genome shotgun sequence, one region includes:
- the LOC124214737 gene encoding luciferin sulfotransferase-like, with amino-acid sequence MQHEITLFDDEVANLVKKHLTRPDHQGYIKLDGITLPGQFRKFVNTIDNFEVRDDDIWVCSFPRTGTTWTQEMVWCIANDSNFERAKVLLNDRFPYLEISAVIGAPNPLDHGPISDIKVPEHVIDSIGYCQKLPSPRFIKTHLPFSLLPRQLKRGEKNAKIVYVSRNPKDTCISYFHHAKVSEGFKGSFEDWCDLFIKDAVMYAPFWKHVLGFWKQRINDNFLFLKYEDMKRDLPSVIKRTAKFLGKNLTTDQESVLIQHLSFDSMKVNPAVNNEEVTAVMQKLNPSEKKGEFIRRGTTEQWKTEMTPEIVQQFDDWTRENLRGTYYSTSE; translated from the exons ATGCAACACGAAATCACATTGTTCGACGATGAAGTAGCAAATCTCGTTAAGAAACACCTAACCAGACCGGATCATCAAGGTTACATAAAACTGGATGGAATTACTTTACCGGGGCAATTCAGAAAATTCGTCAATACCATAGACAACTTTGAAGTTCGCGATGACGATATTTGGGTCTGCAGCTTTCCACGGACGG GTACTACTTGGACGCAGGAAATGGTTTGGTGCATAGCTAACGACTCGAACTTTGAGAGAGCCAAAGTTCTTCTCAATGACAGATTTCCATACTTGGA GATATCTGCTGTGATTGGCGCTCCGAATCCATTGGATCATGGTCCAATCTCTGACATTAAGGTGCCAGAACACGTGATCGACAGTATCGGATATTGTCAAAAATTGCCCAGTCCCAGATTCATAAAGACACACCTTCCGTTCAGTTTACTTCCTCGGCAGCTtaagagaggagaaaaaaatgccAAGATTGTATACGTTTCCCGAAATCCCAAGGACACGtgcatttcttattttcatcacGCCAAAGTATCCGAAGGGTTTAAAGGGAGCTTCGAGGATTGGTGTGATCTCTTTATTAAAGACGCAG TTATGTACGCACCTTTCTGGAAACACGTGCTTGGTTTCTGGAAGCAGAGAATCAACGACAACTTCCTATTCCTGAAGTATGAGGACATGAAAAGG GACTTGCCGTCGGTAATAAAAAGAACTGCAAAATTTCTCGGTAAGAACTTGACCACCGATCAGGAGTCGGTTTTGATCCAGCACCTGAGTTTCGATAGCATGAAAGTGAACCCAGCTGTGAACAACGAGGAAGTCACAGCCGTTATGCAGAAGTTAAATCCGtccgaaaaaaaaggagagtTCATAAGGCGCGGAACGACCGAACAGTGGAAAACCGAAATGACACCTGAAATCGTTCAGCAGTTTGACGATTGGACTCGGGAAAATTTGAGGGGTACTTATTACTCCACTTCTGAATAA
- the LOC124214735 gene encoding uncharacterized protein, whose amino-acid sequence MVLCSLLLAALLFAVFKYLKLENVEPIFGVYKQPGKWYYLKYLAFWCILNSRRVFGKLGSRLRQSGYGMKSRSTPEEMDKAQQLSSHTEAFDAVFFMATNKEGYYLVGGSERRHDGIVNGLFYLVVPGKGLLCSKRIPSTQLHGAKPNEFGAEGIRFTPIVPMKHWRIEYIGSMWFQNEPGKSSNVEIQADWRSDLPFFDFDTDLAIAPTCRAIAREDWSKEYFDSLKAAHQTHYEQMGSLKANINIEGKVYEFEGQAFRDHSYGFKRDWTLMHRYIFHMLFLEDGTMASIGVICQPCTCSTLEAGYVYEPDGSLHPLEWCDLKLYQHGENGTAPKDHAFTFKAGEKVYSVQVNVEYESIHFVGKNWEARMVERFVRYRVNGTVDGRGISEFHYRNKNGPTTD is encoded by the exons ATGGTACTTTGTTCGCTTTTACTAGCAGCTCTGCTGTTCGCGGTATTCAAATATCTCAAACTAGAAAATGTTGAACCGATTTTTGGAGTGTACAAGCAACCCGGAAAATGGTATTATCTCAAGTACCTTGCGTTTTGGTGCATTTTAAATTCTCGGAGG GTGTTCGGAAAACTTGGCTCAAGACTCCGGCAAAGCGGTTATGGCATGAAATCACGTTCAACCCCAGAAGAAATGGACAAGGCTCAACAACTGTCCTCACATACAGAG GCATTTGACGCGGTCTTCTTTATGGCAACAAACAAAGAGGGATATTACTTAGTTGGGGGCTCAGAGCGTCGACACGATGGCATTGTCAATGGATTATTTTACCTTGTG GTTCCAGGAAAGGGTCTTCTCTGTAGTAAAAGAATTCCCAGTACTCAACTGCACGGTGCAAAGCCAAATGAATTCGGCGCCGAGGGTATTCGTTTTACCCCAATCGTACCGATGAAACATTGGCGTATCGAGTACATCGGTTCCATGTG gTTCCAAAATGAACCGGGCAAATCCAGCAACGTAGAAATTCAAGCTGACTGGCGCAGTGATCTTCCGTTTTTTGATTTCGATACTGATTTGGCGATAGCTCCAACATGCAGGGCGATTGCGCGTGAAGACTGGAGTAAGGAATACTTCGACAGCCTCAAGGC AGCACACCAGACGCACTATGAGCAGATGGGAAGTTTGAAAGCTAATATCAATATTGAAGGAAAGGTGTACGAATTCGAAGGTCAAGCCTTCAGGGATCATAGTTACG GATTCAAGAGAGATTGGACCCTGATGCATCGGTACATATTTCACATGCTCTTTCTGGAAGATGGGACCATGGCATCGATCGGCGTGATTTGCCAACCCTGCACCTGTTCCAC GTTGGAGGCTGGTTACGTATACGAACCTGACGGATCTCTGCACCCGTTGGAATGGTGTGACCTGAAGTTATATCAGCACGGCGAGAACGGAACTGCGCCGAAGGATCATGCATTCACCTTTAAAGCGG GTGAAAAGGTGTACAGCGTTCAAGTGAACGTTGAGTACGAATCGATACACTTTGTCGGTAAAAACTGGGAGGCAAGGATGGTCGAACGATTCGTTCGTTATCGCGTCAACGGCACCGTCGACGGAAGGGGCATCTCGGAATTCCATTATCGCAACAAAAATGGTCCAACTACAGATTAA
- the l(1)G0320 gene encoding translocon-associated protein subunit alpha isoform X2 produces MEGETTKASADAETVILFTKPVVSSAASMELPAGVLVEFLVGFTNKGEVDFTIDTVDASFRYPMDFNFYIQNFSTITYNKVVKPNHEATVAYSFIPSEVFAGRPFGLNINLNYRDANGIGFTDAVYNETIQIIELDEGLDGETMFLYVFLAACVILTLVGGQQLLSSFGRKSRFSSGRKAPVEMGTSNPNNVDYDWLPKDTLNRLSKSPRTPKQSPRQRKAKRSAGSDD; encoded by the exons ATGGAGGGAGAAACAACAAAGGCATCAGCTGATGCTGAAACTGTAATCCTTTTCACAAAACCAGTTGTCTCTTCTGCTGCGTCGATGG AACTACCAGCCGGTGTTTTGGTTGAATTCCTTGTTGGTTTCACAAACAAGGGTGAAGTTGATTTCACCATAGACACTGTCGATGCATCTTTCCGTTATCCAATGGACTTTAACTTCTACatccaaaatttttccacaattacATATAACAAAGTAGTAAAGCCAAACCATGAAGCTACTGTAGCTTACTCTTTCATACCGTCTGAAGTATTTGCTGGCAGACCGTTTGGGCTCAACATTAATCTCAATTACAGAGATGCT AACGGAATAGGCTTCACTGATGCAGTCTACAATGAAACGATACAAATTATCGAATTGGATGAAGGACTTGACGGTGAAACTATGTTCCTCTATGTCTTCCTGGCAGCTTGTGTCATATTGACACTCGTTGGCGGCCAACAGTTATTGTCTTCCTTTGGACGTAAATCGCGATTCTCTTCCGGTCGTAAAGCACCTGTTGAAATGGGCACATCTAACCCCAACAACGTTGACTATGACTGGCTACCAAAAGACACTCTCAACAGGCTAA GTAAATCTCCAAGAACTCCAAAACAGAGTCCGAGACAGAGAAAGGCGAAGCGGTCTGCGGGGTCTGATGACTGA
- the l(1)G0320 gene encoding translocon-associated protein subunit alpha isoform X1 produces MKNFFLLILLAFPATLLTVNNVLLFVNGEEDEIDGDAIDIEADDGTVITDDEMEGETTKASADAETVILFTKPVVSSAASMELPAGVLVEFLVGFTNKGEVDFTIDTVDASFRYPMDFNFYIQNFSTITYNKVVKPNHEATVAYSFIPSEVFAGRPFGLNINLNYRDANGIGFTDAVYNETIQIIELDEGLDGETMFLYVFLAACVILTLVGGQQLLSSFGRKSRFSSGRKAPVEMGTSNPNNVDYDWLPKDTLNRLSKSPRTPKQSPRQRKAKRSAGSDD; encoded by the exons atgaaaaatttctttttattgatACTGTTGGCATTTCCAGCCACACTTCTCACAGTTAATAACG TACTGTTATTTGTGAATGGTGAGGAAGATGAGATCGATGGCGACGCGATTGACATTGAAGCGGACGATGGAACCGTTATTACTGATGATGAGATGGAGGGAGAAACAACAAAGGCATCAGCTGATGCTGAAACTGTAATCCTTTTCACAAAACCAGTTGTCTCTTCTGCTGCGTCGATGG AACTACCAGCCGGTGTTTTGGTTGAATTCCTTGTTGGTTTCACAAACAAGGGTGAAGTTGATTTCACCATAGACACTGTCGATGCATCTTTCCGTTATCCAATGGACTTTAACTTCTACatccaaaatttttccacaattacATATAACAAAGTAGTAAAGCCAAACCATGAAGCTACTGTAGCTTACTCTTTCATACCGTCTGAAGTATTTGCTGGCAGACCGTTTGGGCTCAACATTAATCTCAATTACAGAGATGCT AACGGAATAGGCTTCACTGATGCAGTCTACAATGAAACGATACAAATTATCGAATTGGATGAAGGACTTGACGGTGAAACTATGTTCCTCTATGTCTTCCTGGCAGCTTGTGTCATATTGACACTCGTTGGCGGCCAACAGTTATTGTCTTCCTTTGGACGTAAATCGCGATTCTCTTCCGGTCGTAAAGCACCTGTTGAAATGGGCACATCTAACCCCAACAACGTTGACTATGACTGGCTACCAAAAGACACTCTCAACAGGCTAA GTAAATCTCCAAGAACTCCAAAACAGAGTCCGAGACAGAGAAAGGCGAAGCGGTCTGCGGGGTCTGATGACTGA